From the genome of Argentina anserina chromosome 4, drPotAnse1.1, whole genome shotgun sequence, one region includes:
- the LOC126790964 gene encoding putative clathrin assembly protein At5g57200, with translation MGTFSGFRKAYGALKDSTKVGLIKVNSDFKDLDIATVKATSHVECPPKERHVRKIFSATSVVRPRADVAYCIHALGKRLSKTRSWIVAIKTLIVIHRTLREGDPTFREELLNYSQRGHMLQISNFKDDSSPLAWDCSSWVRTYALFLEERLECFRVLKYDIESERLTKISPGSTKVHSRTRMLGADELLEQLPALQQLLYRLVGCQPEGTAYNNYLVQYALALVLKESFKIYCAINDGIINLVDMFFDMPRHDAVKALNIYKRAGQQAQHLAEFYEYCKGLDLARTFQFPTLRQPPPSFLATMEEYIREAPQFGGVQKRLEYRETEEEPQKPEPPPPEPEKEEEKVEEPPEKAEEEEPPPKEEEVVEPPPLIETDLLGLNEINPRAAEIEESNALALAIVPEGTAPQSGTNLNDIGSTTGWELALVTTPSNHTGPVVDKKLAGGFDKLLLDSLYEDEGARRNLQLQNAGYGYGATSLQNPFEQAQQEQQPVHDPFAMSNSIAPPTNVQMALMAQQQHNVHQQQHQMQQQHLQQQNMMMVPHPYYSQYNQMQQPGGPSNPFGDPFSFPPPSVTPNQGNQHLL, from the exons ATGGGTACATTCTCTGGCTTTAGAAAGGCTTATGGAGCTCTGAAGGATTCTACCAAGGTTGGCCTTATCAAGGTCAATAGCGATTTCAAG GATTTGGATATTGCCACTGTAAAGGCCACAAGTCACGTTGAGTGTCCTCCAAAAGAGCGTCATGTCCGAA AGATTTTCTCTGCAACATCGGTGGTACGCCCGCGAGCAGATGTGGCATATTGCATTCATGCGCTGGGCAAGAGATTGTCCAAGACAAGGAGTTGGATT GTTGCCATAAAGACATTGATAGTTATTCATAGGACATTGCGAGAGGGTGATCCAACCTTTAGGGAGGAGCTTCTGAACTATTCTCAGAGAGGACATATGctccaaatttccaattttaAAGATGACTCAAGTCCCCTAG CTTGGGATTGTTCTTCTTGGGTTAGGACATATGCACTCTTTTTAGAAGAACGTCTAGAATGTTTCCGGGTTCTGAAATATGACATCGAGTCAGAACGTTTGACCAAAATATCACCAGGATCAACCAAG GTGCATAGTAGAACACGCATGTTGGGAGCTGATGAACTGTTGGAGCAGCTACCTGCATTGCAGCAACTTCTTTACCGTCTGGTTGGTTGCCAG CCTGAAGGAACAGCTTACAATAATTACCTTGTACAATATGCCTTGGCTCTG GTATTAAAAGAGAGCTTTAAAATATACTGTGCTATCAATGATGGAATCATAAATCTTGTAGATATG TTTTTTGATATGCCAAGACATGATGCAGTTAAAGCTCTCAATATTTACAAAAGAGCCGGTCAGCAG GCTCAGCATCTTGCTGAGTTTTATGAGTATTGCAAGGGTTTGGATCTTGCTAGAACTTTTCAGTTTCCAACACTGAGACAG CCACCGCCGTCATTTCTTGCAACAATGGAAGAGTATATAAGAGAGGCTCCTCAGTTCGGTGGTGTTCAGAAGAGACTG GAGTACAGGGAGACAGAAGAGGAGCCTCAGAAACCTGAACCACCACCTCCAGAgcctgaaaaagaagaagaaaaagttgagGAACCACCGGAAAAAGCTGAGGAAGAAGAACCCCCACCAAAGGAGGAAGAGGTGGTTGAACCTCCTCCTTTGATCGAAACTGATCTGCTG GGCCTAAATGAAATAAATCCAAGAGCTGCAGAAATTGAAGAAAGCAATGCTCTAGCTCTCGCCATAGTTCCAGAAG GGACTGCACCACAATCTGGAACAAATTTGAACGATATCGGCAGTACTACAGGTTGGGAGCTAGCCCTGGTAACCACACCAAGCAACCACACTGGCCCTGTAGTAGACAAAAAATTG GCCGGTGGGTTTGACAAGCTATTACTTGATAGCTTGTATGAAGATGAAGGTGCAAGGAGAAACCTTCAACTCCAGAATGCAGGATATGGTTATGGGGCTACGAGTCTGCAGAATCCATTTGAACAAGCACAGCAGGAACAGCAGCCTGTACATGATCCATTTGCAATGTCCAACAGCATAGCGCCGCCTACGAATGTGCAAATGGCGCTAATGGctcaacaacaacacaacGTCCACCAACAGCAACACCAAATGCAGCAGCAGCATCTACAACAGCAGAACATGATGATGGTACCTCATCCATATTATTCTCAATATAACCAGATGCAACAACCCGGAGGCCCTTCAAATCCATTTGGAGACCCTTTCAGCTTCCCTCCTCCCAGTGTAACGCCAAACCAGGGAAACCAGCACCTACTGTAG
- the LOC126791229 gene encoding uncharacterized protein LOC126791229 — translation MARFFTRTLQLRPSLRRAHSTRSGQLFELEINSSTSSTSSSSSSSEGGSEDLMLKKLDDIVQRILVQKATPDWLPFVPGSSFWVPPRRSPIAVSDFVGRLADRLSDEESLSVATDRGWPCSGFFINGSESLGTTMVGGEAEGELGEVEVNVEVLTNDVEDE, via the exons atggCCCGATTCTTCACTCGGACTCTCCAGCTCCGCCCCTCCCTCCGCCGCGCCCACTCGACCCGATCCGGCCAGCTCTTCGAGCTCGAGATAAactcctccacctcctctacctcctcctcctcctcctcttcagaAGGCGGGTCCGAGGACCTTATGCTCAAGAAGCTCGACGACATCGTTCAGCGGATCCTCGTCCAGAAAGCCACCCCCGATTGGCTCCCCTTCGTCCCCGGCTCCTCCTTCTGGGTCCCACCCCGACGCTCGCCGATCGCCGTTAGCGACTTCGTCGGCAGATTGGCCGACCGGCTTTCCGATGAGGAGTCCCTCTCCGTCGCCACCGACCGGGGTTGGCCATGCTCTGGCTTTTTCATCAACG GTAGTGAATCTTTGGGAACAACGATGGTTGGTGGGGAGGCGGAAGGAGAATTAGGAGAAGTGGAGGTGAATGTGGAGGTGTTGACGAACGACGTTGAGGATGAATAA
- the LOC126792073 gene encoding uncharacterized protein LOC126792073, protein MKILLERIRKSHEEDDEEMMSTNAIIATKIAHHEAENQPRGRGSHPGRAPNDPRQRDERADLRRLLAKGEKRGFPGMIGSINCMNWQWKNCLTGWAGEYSGRKRIPTIILEAVASYDSWIWHAFFGMSGSCNDLNVLAKSPLFDELIAGRAPHIQFQVNNRVHSLGYYLADGIFPRWATFVETIPHPRRPKDCVFAKAQEGYRKDVERCFDILQSYFGVFRGTARGWDK, encoded by the exons ATGAAAATATTATTGGAACGTATCCGCAAATCtcatgaagaagatgatgaagaaatgaTGTCAACTAACGCCATTATAGCAACAAAAATTGCTCACCATGAAGCAGAAAACCAACCTCGAGGTCGCGGTTCTCATCCAGGTCGTGCACCAAATGATCCTCGACAAAGGGATGAACGAG CCGATCTTAGAAGACTTCTAGCTAAAGGTGAAAAGAGAGGCTTTCCAGGGATGATTGGTAGCATCAACTGTATGAACTGGCAATGGAAAAATTGTCTAACCGGTTGGGCCGGTGAATATAGTGGCAGAAAACGCATCCCTACTATCATTCTTGAAGCGGTTGCATCTTATGACAGTTGGATATGGCACGCCTTTTTTGGAATGTCGGGGTCATGCAATGACCTCAATGTCCTAGCAAAGTCCCCGTTGTTTGACGAGCTTATTGCCGGTAGAGCACCACATATCCAGTTTCAAGTGAATAACCGGGTTCACAGCTTAGGCTACTATCTTGCCGACGGTATATTCCCAAGATGGGCAACTTTCGTGGAAACAATTCCACATCCTAGGCGACCTAAGGATTGTGTATTTGCAAAGGCTCAGGAGGGATATAGGAAAGATGTCGAGAGATGTTTTGATATTTTACAGTCATATTTTGGTGTTTTTAGAGGAACTGCTCGCGGATGGGATAAATAG